The segment GTGGCGGCGCATCGAGCTCATGCACTCGATGACCACGCGGGCACCGACCAGGCCGCGGACCCCGTCCACGGAGGACACCGAACGGATCACCCGGTCCGGCAGCGGCACCGGCTCCTCACCCCGCCGGAACGGGGTGAGGACGAGCAGGTCGCCGCCGAACCAGTCCTTGATGCTCGCGGCCTCGTACGTCGTGCCGACGGCCAGGATGTCGGCGCCCATCCGGGTCGCCTCCTCGCACAGCCGCTCGTGGCCGAAGCCGTAGCCGTTGCCCTTGCAGACGGGGATCAGACCGGGGAACTGGTCGATGATCGTCTTCTGGTGCGCACGCCAGCGCGCGGTGTCGACGTAGAGCGTGAGCGCCATGCCCGTCCGGAGCCTCTCTCGGATAGCTGCGTGGTGCAGCGGTGCGGTGTGTGTGGAAGGGGCGGGGTGGGGGTCAGCGGCGCGACATGTAGATGTCGAGCGCCTTGTGCAGCACCTTGTTGAGGGGGAAGTCCCACTCGCCGACGTACTCGACGGCCTCGCCGCCGGTGCCGACCTTGAACTGGATCAGGCCGAACAGGTGGTCGTTCTCGTCCAGGGTGTCACTGATGCCGCGCAGGTCGTAGACGCTGGCGCCCAGCGCGTACGAGTCGCGCAGCATGCGCCACTGCATGGCGTTCGAGGGCCGGACCTCGCGCTTGTGGTTGGCGGAGGCGCCGTAGGAGTACCAGACGTGCTGGCCGACCGTCAGCATCGTGGCAGCCGCGAGCGGTTCGCCCTCGTGCTTGGCGATGTACAGCCGCATGCGGTTGGGGTCCTCGGAGTTGAGGGCCGTCCACTGGCGCTGGAAGTAGCTGAGCGGGCGCGGGCGGAACTTGTCGCGCTCGGCCGTGATCTCGTAGAGGTACTGCCAGGTCGGCAGGTCCTCGTAGCCGCCCTGGACGACCTCGACGCCGGCCTTCTCGGCCTTCTTGATGTTGCGGCGCCACAGCTGGTTGAAGCCCTTGAGGACGTCGTCCAGCGAACGGTTC is part of the Streptomyces katrae genome and harbors:
- a CDS encoding lipid II:glycine glycyltransferase FemX; translation: MSLSLSTISREQHLAYLQSLPSASHCQVPAWADVKNEWRSENLGWFDKSGQLVGAALVLYRQLPKVKRYLAYLPEGPVINWYAPNLEEWLQPMLAHLKQQGAFTVKMGPPVVIRRWNSAAIKAGIQDPEVKRLRDVEASYIEPRAFEVSDKLRRMGWQQGEDGGAGFGDVQPRYVFQVPLANRSLDDVLKGFNQLWRRNIKKAEKAGVEVVQGGYEDLPTWQYLYEITAERDKFRPRPLSYFQRQWTALNSEDPNRMRLYIAKHEGEPLAAATMLTVGQHVWYSYGASANHKREVRPSNAMQWRMLRDSYALGASVYDLRGISDTLDENDHLFGLIQFKVGTGGEAVEYVGEWDFPLNKVLHKALDIYMSRR